A stretch of DNA from Nitrospirota bacterium:
TCTCATGCGGATTTCTTTCAAGCGGCCTTTTTATCAATATGATGTTCAGGTTCTTTATGAAGCAATTCCTCTGGGAGGTCGCAGCAGTGAGGTTTATGACTACCGTGATAAACGGAATCCTTTTCAAGGTCACCTTTAATCTTTTTAATCCCCTGTTTCATCCTTTCCACTAATGATACTACATTCATTGTTATCACCTCCTAATTTGGAAGAATCCTGTTGGTATCTTTAAATTACTCCTCAGATTTGCAAAAATCAAGGTATCACAGGTATCCTGTCTCCTCAACAGATGTCCTGAATGAATTTGAACGAGGAATAAAAGACCTTGAAGAGAGGTTTTGTACTATGACTTATTACACTTTCAGAATTACTTAATAATTTTTTTTTGCCTTGGGGCAGGTGAGCCGTATAACATACCTTCAACACTAATGTCTTCATCAACGTCAGGCCAATGTATTCCCTGACCATCTCCAATGATTTCATAATTAAGCCGCTGCTTTGGTGTTGCCTCAGAGAGCCGCCATGACCGTCCCCTTTAGATTTTCCCAACCATATCTTTATATTGCTTCCATTGCCATACCTGTAGTATATTGTACCTATGAAGAAAACCAGCTTTGAATGGGATTAAGAGAAGGATAAGAAAAACCAGGCAAAGCACGGGGTTTCTTTTTCATTGGCACAACATGCGTTTCTTGATCCTAAACGTATTATTGCAGAAGACGTTAATCATAACACAAATGAAGAACGATATTATTGCATTGGCCGTGTTGATGCCGGAATAATAACCGTGAGGTTTACATACAGAGGCAGTGTTATGTCGTATCTATGGCGCAGGATATTGGAGAAAAGTGAGGAAGCTATATGAAAAGCAAAATAAAATACAAAGAAGAACCAATGGGTGAGTTGAAAGTTATTGAGGATTTCCTTCCACCTCCGGATCAACTGGTGTTGAAAGAGGAGAATGTTAAGGTAACAATAGCC
This window harbors:
- a CDS encoding CopG family transcriptional regulator translates to MKSKIKYKEEPMGELKVIEDFLPPPDQLVLKEENVKVTIALKKSSIDFFKDEAKKQRTSYQKMIRQVIDWYASHYKKTA
- a CDS encoding DUF2442 domain-containing protein translates to MIGDGQGIHWPDVDEDISVEGMLYGSPAPRQKKIIK